One Solea senegalensis isolate Sse05_10M linkage group LG3, IFAPA_SoseM_1, whole genome shotgun sequence genomic window carries:
- the ndufa12 gene encoding NADH dehydrogenase [ubiquinone] 1 alpha subcomplex subunit 12, with translation MAEYAKLVRRALGQIGGHGGVRGFLLQLFRVNELKVGTLVGVDKYGNKYYEDNKNYFFGRHRWVNYTTEMNGKKTLWEVDASMVPAEWHRWLHCIADEPPTTHPPEPKKFLAEVHQFNTSGSAQQYVPYPTTSKKIHEWVPPKAGAP, from the exons ATGGCGGAGTATGCTAAACTAGTCCGAAGGGCTTTGGGACAGATAGGAGGTCACGGTGGAGTCCGTGGTTTTCTGCTGCAGTTATTCCG AGTGAATGAATTGAAGGTTGGAACTCTGGTTGGTGTCGATAAATATGGAAACAAATACTATGAGGACAACAAGAACTACTTCTTTG GGCGTCACCGCTGGGTGAATTACACCACTGAGATGAACGGGAAGAAGACGCTGTGGGAGGTGGACGCCAGCATGGTTCCCGCTGAATG GCACCGCTGGCTGCACTGTATCGCAGACGAGCCGCCCACCACGCACCCGCCGGAGCCCAAGAAGTTCCTGGCCGAGGTTCATCAGTTCAACACGAGTGGCAGCGCGCAGCAGTACGTGCCCTACCCCACCACCAGCAAGAAGATCCACGAGTGGGTTCCACCCAAGGCTGGAGCTCCGTGA